From the bacterium genome, the window TGGGGGCACAAGAATGTGCTGTTCCCGGGAACTGCCGAGAACGAGCTTCCGGCGCGTCCGATCGGCTCGGTTGAAGGTGAAGGCGGTCTGGTCTCTGGTTTCGAATCGGCCCGTACGGTGCGCTGGCTGGACCCGGGCGGTTGGGGTGAGTACAGCGACTTCGTCTGGTTGCTCGACAAGCTGGCGCAGATGCCCCAGTGCGAGGCGGGGGTCGATACTCGTTCGCTTCCCGCGGACTGTCGGGAGGCGGCGCTGGAACCGGGTCTGTTGTTCGCGAAACTCCGGCAGTGGGGCTTCGACACGCTGGTGATCCCACACGGGACAACGTGGGGAGCCTATACGCCTCCGGGAACTTCCTTCGACAAACAACTCACCCTGAAGCGTCACGACCCGGAGTTGCAGACACTTGTCGAGGTGATGTCGGGTCACGGAAATTCCGAGGAGTATCGCGACTGGCGGGAATACGAGGTAGACGGGCAGGGCAACCCCGTCTGTCCGGCTCCAACGCCCGACTATCTCCCGTGTTGCAGGCGGGCTGGAGAGATCATGAGGGAGCGTTGTGGGGATCTCCCAGAACAGGAGTGTCAGGTGCGGATCGAACAGGCGCGACGCCTCGTGCTCGACGCCAATGTCTCGCCTCACATGGTCTTCCCCGATACCCGGGCCGAGGAATGGCTCGACTGCGGGCAGTGTCGCGATTGCTTCAAGCCTGCGTTTTCGCAACGCCCCCGCGAATCCGTGCAGTACATGATGTCGCTCTCCAACCCGAAGGAGAAGAACGCGAGCGGAGATCCTCTGCGCTTTCGCTTCGGCTTCATCTCGTCGAGCGACAACCACGCGGCGCGCCCCGGAACCGGTTACAAACAGTTCCAGCGCCGCAATATGACCGAGGCGACAGGCGTGCGTTCGGAATTCTACGAGAGTCTCGCCCGCACTCAGGTCGAAGCCGATCCGCAGGTTCCCCAACCGGTAGAGATACGTCCCGGAATGACCCACCGGGATACCGAACGAGTGGCGAGCTTCTACTATCCGGGCGGACTCGTAGCTGCGCATAGCAGCGGGAGGAATCGCGAGGCGATCTGGTCTGCGTTGAAGCGACGCGAAGTGTATGGAACCAGTGGCCCGCGCATTCTTCTCTGGTTCGATCTGCTCAATGCCCCCGGGGGCCGGGCGTCGATGGGAAGTGCCCATTCATTTGAGGGAATTCCACGCTTCGAGGTGCGAGCCATCGGCTCGCTCGAGCAGAAACCCGGTTGTCCCAGCGAAAGTCTCGAAGCGCTCACGCCCGAGCGCCTCGAAAACCTGTGCCGCGGCGATTGCTACAACCCGAGCGACAGTCGCATACCGATCACGGCCATCGAGATCGTCCGCATCCGCCCCCAGCAGCGTCAGGGAGAGAACCCCGGCGATCTCATCGAGGACCCGTGGAAACGAATCGAGTGCGATCCGGACCCGCGGGGCTGCGTCGCGTCTTTCGAGGATCCCGAGTACCCGGCCTCTCGGCGAGATGTTCTGTACTACGCCCGTGCGATCCAGAAGGCGACCCCGGCCATCAATGCTGCGAGCTTGCGCACGGAATTCGACGCCGAAGGGAAGGCGATCCGCACCTCGCCCTGTTACGGTGACTATCGCACGCCCTTCGACGACGACTGCCTGGCGCCCGTCTCGGAGCGTGCCTGGTCTTCCCCCATCTTTCTGGACAGGAGAGTCCAATGATCAAAGGTTACGCGGGCCGAATCCTCGAAATCGATCTGGCGACGCAGAAGTACAGCTTTGAGCCGCTGGATGAAGAGATCGCGAAGCTCTATATCGGCGGCAAGGGCTATGGAACACGCCTGCTCTACGATCGCACGGAAGCGGGTGTCGATCCGCTCGGTCCCGACAACCCGTTGATCTTCGCCACCGGTCCGCTCAACGGTTCGGTGGCGCCGCAGAGCAATCGCTTTGCGGTCGTCTGCAAGAGTCCGCTTACCGGCGGGATCGGCAACGCGACTTGTGGTGGGAATTACGCCTACGGCATGAAGCGAGCCGGAGTCGATCTGATCGTCGTCAGCCATTGCTCCGAGCGACCCGTTCGCATCGAGGTCGACGGTGATCGCGACGAAGTCCTGTTCATCGATGCTTCGGACCTCTGGGGCAAGGGAACGTACGAAACCCAGGAGATCCTCGGCAAGAAGCACTCTCATGCCGTCATCGGACAGGCCGGAGAGAACCAGGTGCTCTATGCGGGCATCGTTTCGAACGAACGGATCGCGGGCCGCACCGGCGTCGGTGCCGTGATGGGTTCGAAGCGCCTCAAGGCGATCAGCGTCACGGGCTCGCGCAAGCTCGAAATGGACGATCCGGAGACTTTCAAGAGCTATACGAAGGAGGTTCGCGAAATCTTCAAGGATCATCCGGTGCTCGGAAGTTCGCTCAAACGCTTCGGCACTGCGGCGATCGTCAATACGTCCAATGGTCGGGGCATCCTGCCCACCCGGAACTTTCAGCGCGGTCACTTCGATCAGGCGATGAAGATCTCCGGCGAATACATGGAAGACCACGCGCTCGTCGGCGTGAAGACCAGTTGTCAGCACTGCCCGGTGACCTGCGGTCGCGACGTGGAATTGAGGGGCAAGGGCCGGGTCAAGGGGCCCGAGTACGAAACCCTGGCACTGATGGGCAGCAATCTGGAAATCGGCGATCTGGAGAAGGTCTCCGAGTGGAATTATCTCGCGGACGACTTCGGAATGGACACCATCAGCCTGGGCGGGAGCTTGAGTTTCGCCATGGAACTGCAGGAACGCGGAGTGCACGATTCCGGCATCCGCTTCGGCGATCCCGAGGGCATCAGCGAATTGATTGGCGACATCGCGCACCGCAGGGGCGCGGGTGACGAAATCGCCAACGGTTCGCGCAAGATGAGTCAGAAATTCGGCGGGCACGAATACGCCATGCACGTGAAGGGACTGGAACTCTCGGCGTACGATCCGCGCGGATCGTTTGCCCAGGGGGTCGAGTACGCCACCACCAATCGCGGCGGTTGCCACGTTCAGGGTGGAAGCATGTACATGGAATCGGTCGGCCCGCTCACGATCAATCCGCAGAACCACAAACTAAAGGCGGATATTCCGGTGCTCATGCAGAACAGCGCCTGCGCGATCAACTCGATGGTGCTCTGTTTCTTCACCGCCTACGGCATGGTTCCCGCGTCCATACACAATATGGATCCGAAGTCGCTGACCTACCGCACGATCTCGAAGATCTTCGAAAACTCGGGTCCGATGATGCGCCTGGGCATGGGGATGAAGGGCAAGCCCATGATGTGGTACGAAAAGTGGCTGACCTACGTTACCGGGCAGACTTTTTCATCCGGGCATCTCCAGGAGATCGGCGGTCGCATCTTCAATCTCGAGCGTATGTACAATCTGCGAGAGGGGTTGACGGGCAAGGACGACACGCTGCCTCCGCGCATGCTCAATGAGTCCATTTTCGAAAACATGGACGGGGGCCATCCGCTGGGTGATTTCCTGCCCCGGTACTACAAGCTTCGCGGCTGGGATGCCGACGGTGTTCCGCTGCGGGCGACACTGGATCGGTTGCAGGTTCGAGTCTGAAACGGCTGTGAGTCGGGCCGCCGCGTAGCTTCGAATCACACGAGGAACGAGCAATGAGCATCCGAGTCGAATTGACCTACGACATGAGCAAGGCGCTGGGCCGGGACTGCCTCGAGATTGAATCCGCACAGACGGTCGAAGATGCGGTGGCGCAGACGCGCGCGCGCTTCGGGGATGGTGGGGAGCAGTTCGCCAAGCTGGTGCGTGTTGCTGCGGTGTCCGTCAACGGCATCCTGACGACCCACCGCAAAGGCATGAAGACGAAGCTCAGCGATGGCGATCGCGTGGGTTTCGTGAAAGCGGCGGCGGGAGGATGAGCGAAGCGATGTCCTACGATCCATTTATCCGGGGTAGCTCGCCCGTCGGTGTTCGCACTTTCGAGTGGACCGACGCCACGCGCGAACGGACGCTGCCCGTCGAAGTCTGGTACCCGGCCACCTCTGCGCACGCCGGACAGGATCTCGATCCCGAACACCGGGACAGCTTCCAGACCCTGCCGATCGCACCGCCCGCGAAACAGGCGGCGGTGCGCGATGCGGCGACGGCGGACGGTGTGTTTCCGCTGGTGATCTTCTCGCACGGCTTCGGAGGAGAGCGAAGGCAGACGACGCATCTGTGCACACATCTCGCGAGCCACGCAGATGGGGCCGATGTTAGGTGCTGGGGCTCCGGCTGGGTCTCCAGATGTACAGGTCATCTTTGACGCGATGAAGTCGAGCAGTGAGCTCTGCCCCGCCGATCACGCCTACGCCTGGATTCAGGGGCTGGGCCTGGCGCATATGGATGCCCATGTGCGCGGGCAACCCGCGGCGGCGAAGCTGATGTCGAGTGATCTGGTCGCGCTTCTGGCCGAGCGAGGCATCGAGGTCGCTCAAATCGATTGACGGCCGGAACAAGGCTCAGTCCGACGCTGAATCTTTCCCGCCAGAAAAGCTGAGGATATGCTGCGCGAGCAGCTCTGCGTGGGTGACCGGAAGCATATGGCTCCCGCCGCTGACCCGCAGAATTTTGGATTCGGGTTGTGTGCGACGGTAAAGGTCTTCGCCGACGGACAACGGCAATGAGCGGTCTTCGCTGCCGTGGATGACCAGGACCGGACGGCCGATCTTTTCCGGTTCCAGGGCAACCGTCGGCCATTGCTGGCTTTCGAGTCGCATCGCACGTCGCGTGCCTGTACGTGCCAGATTTGCTCGGGTCTGGGGAACCCACCAGTCTGGCATCGCTTGTTCGCTGAAGGCCTCGCGACTGAGGGCGGTCGTGGTGGCCGCCGAAATCGGAGGAACGCGCCCGACCCATGCCAGTACGGGCGCCGAGAAGATCAGGTTTTCGATCCAGTTGCCGCCTTCGAATTCCACCGCGGGCCCGACGCTCGCCAGGAGCACGACGCGCGCGATGCGCGATGAATCCGCGATGCTGGCCAGAGTTGCGACCCCGCCCCCGTACGACCAGCCCACCAGTGTGGCGTTTCGAAGCTCGAGCGCTTCGAGCAACTGGAGCAACTCAGAGGCATTGGCCTCCATCGAGTGCGCCTCGTTCTCGCCTCGAGCGTCGGAATGCCCGTAGCCCTTTCGGTCGTACGCGATCACGCGTCCCCCACCGGCCGCCAGGGTTTCCGGTAACGGTCTCCAGTCATAGCCAGACCCCGGAAGCCCGTGGATCAATACGATCGGGTGAGCGGCTGCGTTTCCGCTCTCGAGTACGTTGAGCCGCGTGCCGTCGCGGAGTTCTAGCGATCGCCCGGCCTTCGGAAGCTCCGGGCGCTCGATGCCGACCAGGCTGTAACAGGCGGGCGGACCGACCACCCCGATCAGCAGTGTCAAGACGAAGAAAATCAAGAGTTTGCGCATTTGGGAACCCGCTCCCTTGTTATTTCAGTTGGTCGGGATCGCGTACTGCTCCGCGAGAGGCACTCGTGGTCATCAATGCGTAGGCCTGCAACGCCTTCGAAACTCTGCGTTCGCGCTTTTCTTCCGGTTGCCACGCGCTCTGGCCTCGCTCTTCCATGGCCGTGCGTCGGGTTTCGAGTTCTGCTGCTTCGACGGCGAACTCGATCTTTCGATTGGAAATATCGATACGGATCAGATCGCCGTTCTGGACCAGGCCAATCGCGCCGCCTTCGGCGGCTTCGGGAGATACATGCCCGATCGACAATCCGGCCGATCCACCGCTGAATCGTCCGTCGGTGACCAGCGCGCAGCTCATCTCGAGTTTCTTCGACTTGAGATAGGAGGTCGGGTAGAGCATTTCCTGCATGCCGGGTCCTCCCTTCGGTCCCTCGTAGCGGATGACCAGGACATCGCCGCTCTGGACCTCGTCCTGGATGATCCCCTTGCACGCGGCATCCTGTGACTCGTAGATGCGAGCCGGACCTTCGAAGACCCGAAGGCTCTCGGGTACACCCGCTGATTTCACGATGCACCCGTCTTCGGCGATGTTTCCGCGCAGTACCGCGAGTCCGCCGTCTGAACTATAGGCGTGGTCGCTTTCGCGGATGCAACCTTGTTCAGCGTCGTAGTCGACGGATTCGTAGTACTTGTCCTGCGAGAAGGCGACCGTCGTCCGCACACCGCCCGGTGCGGCCAGAGCGTAGGTTTGAGCCCTGGGGTCCGCGGTTTCAGAGCGAACATCGTTGCTGGCGATGGCTTCGCCGAGAGTTCCGCCCTCGACGGTTCCGACGTCTGCGTGTATTCGCCCGGCGCGCTGCAGAGCGCCGAGGATGGTGAAGACTCCACCCGCCCGACCGACGTCCTCGAGGTGGTAGTTCGACGAAGGCGCGACCTTGCACAGAGTCGGGGTCAGGCGCGAGATCCTCTCGATGTCATTGATCGTGAAGTCCACCTGCGCCTCGTGGGCGATGGCCAGAAGATGGAGCACGGTATTGGTCGAGCCCCCCATCGCGATATCGACGCTCATGGCGTTTTCGAAGGCGTCGAAGCTCGCAATGCTCCGCGGCCGTACACTGGAGTCATCTTGCTCGTAGCAGGCGCGGGCCAACTCGACGATGCGCGCTCCCGCGCGTTCGAAGAGTTCCCAGCGCAAGACGTGGGTGGCCAGCAGGGTGCCATTGCCCGGCAATGCCAGGCCCAGGGCTTCGGCCAGGCAGTTCATGCTATTGGCGGTGAACATCCCCGAGCAGGAACCGCAGGTCGGACACGAAGAACGTTCGATGATCTCCAGGGTCTCGTCGTCGACGTCCGGGTTCTGGGACTGGATCACGGTATCGATCAGGTCGAGGGCTTCGGGCAGTGGGTTGCCGAGGCGGTCCGTGGTTCCCACCGCCTTGCCGGCTTCCATGGGTCCGCCCGAAACGAAGATCGTGGGAATATCGAGGCGCATGGCCGCCATCAACATTCCCGGAGTGATCTTGTCGCAGTTCGAAACGCACACGAGGGCATCGGCCATGTGGGCATTCACCATGTACTCGACGCTATCGGCGATCAGGTCGCGACTGGGCAGCGAGTAGAGCATCCCGTCGTGGCCCATCGCGATTCCGTCGTCGATGGCGATGGTGTTGAACTCGACTCCGTAGCCTCCGGCCTCGTCGATGATCGTCTTGAGTCGTTGCCCCACGTCCCAGAGGTGGACGTGTCCGGGCACGAACTGGGTGAAGCTATTGGCGATGGCGATGATGGGCTTGTTGAAGTCCTCATCGGTCATTCCGGTGGCGCGCCATAGCGAGCGCGCGCCCGCCATGTTTCGGCCCCGGGTCGTCGTGTGGCTGCGGTATCCCTTGCTCATGTTCGGGAGTGTAGCCGACTATCCGTTTGCGGCTGTGCTAGCGGGCGGGCGGCTTGCCGAGGTCGCTCAGATCAGCTCGACCGGGTCGCCGATGGCGATCCGACCGGGCGTGCATACCGACGCATAGGCGCCCAGGTTCTGGGCCAGATCGCGCACGATCGCGCGCATCAAACCAGGGTCCGCCGGGAGTTGGCGCTGGGCCCGACCCGGGATGGCGCAACGGACGGTCGGAATCTCGACCTGTAGCTCCGCCTGCCCGATGCGCAGTCTTCGCTCATTCCAGTCGGCCTCGACGGGCCCGATGGCCTCACCCTCGCTCTCGATCAACAGATTGGGTCGAAAGCGCGCGGGGTGCGCGTCCGTGCCCGGATGCAACTCCTCGAGTCGGCGCAGAGAAGCCGTCGTCAGCAGGTGCAGCGGAAAGGAGTCGAAGTAGGTGCCGGGCGGACAGGCGAAGAACGCGAGATCGCGTCGGAAGCCGGAAAAATCGGGCAGGGGTTCACCGGGCTGACGGTCCATCACCTGTCGAAGTTCGGTCTCCATATCGGGGGCATCCGGCTTGCCGCGCCGGTAGTGGTCGAGGTCTTCCGCTGGTTTGCGAGGCCAGAGTGTGACGGGTCGCCCCAGCAGGGCCGAGAGGCGTTCGCCCGCATCTGAGGCGTCGCTGCGCAGTTCCGTGCCGTCGGGCAGGACGATCTCGGCCGGTGGAACTTCATCGCCCTCGGGTTCTTTGGTGTAGCGCGCGCGACACAGAAGCAGTTCGGGGAATTTCCGCCCGTTGCGGATCTCGCCCGCGGTCTCGTCGCGCACGGCCCAGCCCCGGTCCCCGGGGAGCCCAAGGTCTCCGAGCAGGCACTCCTGCAGATCCTCTCCCTCCATCGATTTGACCGCGTACCGCCACAGGCCAGCCAACCGCCCTACGATCATCGTACAATCCCCGCGCAATTCATTTGTAAAGAGGAGAACCCATGAAGCGCAATCTGGTCAACCCGCCCGGAACCGAGGCCGTCTACAAGAGCTGGAAGTTTTCTCAGGCCGTGCGCGTCGGCGATACGATCTGGGTTTCCGGCCAGGTCGGTACCGGTCCCGAGGGAATCCCGGCGGAGATCGACAAGCAGGCGCGTCTGGCTTTCGAAAATCTGAAGGCAGTGCTCGCGGAAGCGGGCGCCAGCCTGGCCGATGTCGTGGAACTGGTCAGCTACCACACCGATATCAGCGAAGTGCCAGCCGTGGCCGCGGTCAAGGACGAGTTCATCCCGCAGGACTACCCGGCCTGGACGGTTCTGGGCGTCAGCGCTCTCATTCTTCCCGATCTGCGTCTGGAGATCAGAGCCACGGCCGTGTTGGGAAGCTCCGAAGTCGAGCGTTAGTTCAGCCGCCGTAGACCGCCAGGCCGAGGTACACGCCAATCTGCGTGCTGTCCAGCGGGGAGACGGTCCTGGTGTTCTGCGTTCAGGATCCGGGAGCCAGGGGGAGCAGGCGTTCGATCAGCTTCTGCTGGAATTCGGCAGGGGATTCGATCGGGACCATGTGCCCGGCTTCTTCGAACCAGACGATCTCGGTCGTGGAAGGGGCGAGGCGGGCCGCCCATTCTTCTACGAGCGGGAAGGGTGTGTTCCAGTCGTGGCGTCCCGTGAAGAAGAAGACCGGAACTTCGAACTGCGGAATCTGTGTGGGAAAATCGACTTCGTCCATGCCGCCCCAGAGGGCATCGAGGCTCGACATGAAGCACCCCAGCCATGACACGCGCGTGGACAGAGTGTATTCGCGTCCAAAGAGTGCGGACGGAAGTATGTTGAGCAACTGGTCGCTCGCGTAGATGCTGCCATCGTAGGCGTTGAGCCAGTTGCGCTGAACGACGAGTTCTTCGGACGTTCCATAGGGTGGAGAGACCGTGGCCAGCTCTTTCAAGGCTTCTTCGTCGCCGCGCCGACCGGCTTCTTCGACTACCCACTGATAGGAGAGTTCCTCGTTGCGCCGACCGTTGACCACCTGGCCGAGCCCCACGTACGCGTAATACAGATCGGGCCGTTTCTGGGCTGCCAGAGCTCCGATGATGCTTCCCCACGAATGGCCGAGCAGGAAGATCTTGCCCCCGGCGCCTTCGCGCCGCGAGAGGATCTCCGAAAGCTCGATCGTATCGCTCACGATCTGTTCGAGCGTCACGGTGTTCCAGTCGACCCCCTTACAGGAGGCCCCCGCTCCGCGTTGATCCCAGTGCACCACGACGAAGTGTTCTTCGAGTCGCTTCGAGTAGTAGGGTGCGACCGGCAGCATGGCCGCACCCGGACCCCCGTGCAGGTAGAGGAGGACGGGTTGGGTCGCGTCCTGACCGCGCAACAGAAGAGTCTGTTCAAGACCGCCGAGCAGCACGCGTTCGAGCGATGCGATCGAGTTTCTTCCGGGAATCGAGGCCGTGCCCGCGGGAACCAGCCACCAGCCTGCGAAAAACAAGCAGAGAATTCCGACTAGCCCTGCCAAAGTCATCAGTCCGCGGCGCAACCAGATCATTTGACAATAGTATGCCAGCTCAATCGAGATGGCTCGTGCAGTTTCAACAATGACGGCTCGATGTGGATAGACTGAGAAGACCATCCGTTGGGAAAGGGCGAGCATGTCTTCTGAACGCTTCCACCCACAGCCCCTGAAAACCTTTCGCGGTCCGTTGCCGAGTTCACTGACCGATGCTGCGGTCGAAGGTCAGGGCGAAGAGGGGCAGGCGATTGGGCTCTTGCGGGATGCGGGGAGTGTTCCCCCCGACGTGTTGATGGGCATGAGCTTGTTTCTGCTGGTCAATCAACCGCGCAGGCCGCGTGAAGACGGAAGCCGGCCCAAGGGTGCGGTTTCCGGTGGGGTCTGGGTGCGCGAACAGGTAACGATTCACCGACCGGTTCGGATCGGGCAGTCCCTGGTGATCGAAGGCGAGTCGGCGCGTCGTTTCAGTCGCCGGGGTCGCCGCTACGGTGTCACGATCGCGGAGACGCGTGACTTCGACGGCCGACTCCTGGTCTCCAACCGGACGACGGGTCTGCTGAGCTATCGCAAAGACGAAGCGCTACCCGACGGAGCCGAGGGAAGAACGGAGGACGATCTCGGTTTCGCCGGACCCGATGCCCGCCGGGCTGTGGCCAATCCCGAGATCGACAAACTCACACGACTTTCGCCGGGAGATCGATTCGAAGGCAAACGCTCTCTGGTGTCTCTGGAGATGATGCGCAAGCGCGATGCCGCACGAGACGAGAATCCGATCCACACCGATCCAGAGGTCGCAAAGCGCGAAGGGCTCGCCGCACCGATCGCGGGGGGATCTCATGTCGCGGCCTTTCTGACGGAGACGCTGATGCGAGCCTGGGGACCGGAAGTGCTCCTGCATGGCGCGCACTTCGACCTCAGGTGGAAGGCGCAGACCTTTGCGGATACACGGATTACTCCCGTCGCCATCGTGAAGCGGGCGACGCCGGAACTCGTCGAACTTTCGCTGAGTGTCGAGGGTGAAGATCGAACTGC encodes:
- a CDS encoding DUF3604 domain-containing protein → MSDSRLSLAWIRAKQRSYCIALLVGSMLACGGGDRPDGLIEGPGRSKESLSAAAQRQSDARREIAGQTGTVADSKTILFGDLHVHTTYSFDAFLYSLPVVNGEGAHPPADACDFARHCAALDFYALTDHAENLTSKHWQDVKESIRQCNARAGDPADPDLAAFTGFEWTQVGLTPEEHWGHKNVLFPGTAENELPARPIGSVEGEGGLVSGFESARTVRWLDPGGWGEYSDFVWLLDKLAQMPQCEAGVDTRSLPADCREAALEPGLLFAKLRQWGFDTLVIPHGTTWGAYTPPGTSFDKQLTLKRHDPELQTLVEVMSGHGNSEEYRDWREYEVDGQGNPVCPAPTPDYLPCCRRAGEIMRERCGDLPEQECQVRIEQARRLVLDANVSPHMVFPDTRAEEWLDCGQCRDCFKPAFSQRPRESVQYMMSLSNPKEKNASGDPLRFRFGFISSSDNHAARPGTGYKQFQRRNMTEATGVRSEFYESLARTQVEADPQVPQPVEIRPGMTHRDTERVASFYYPGGLVAAHSSGRNREAIWSALKRREVYGTSGPRILLWFDLLNAPGGRASMGSAHSFEGIPRFEVRAIGSLEQKPGCPSESLEALTPERLENLCRGDCYNPSDSRIPITAIEIVRIRPQQRQGENPGDLIEDPWKRIECDPDPRGCVASFEDPEYPASRRDVLYYARAIQKATPAINAASLRTEFDAEGKAIRTSPCYGDYRTPFDDDCLAPVSERAWSSPIFLDRRVQ
- a CDS encoding aldehyde ferredoxin oxidoreductase family protein, giving the protein MIKGYAGRILEIDLATQKYSFEPLDEEIAKLYIGGKGYGTRLLYDRTEAGVDPLGPDNPLIFATGPLNGSVAPQSNRFAVVCKSPLTGGIGNATCGGNYAYGMKRAGVDLIVVSHCSERPVRIEVDGDRDEVLFIDASDLWGKGTYETQEILGKKHSHAVIGQAGENQVLYAGIVSNERIAGRTGVGAVMGSKRLKAISVTGSRKLEMDDPETFKSYTKEVREIFKDHPVLGSSLKRFGTAAIVNTSNGRGILPTRNFQRGHFDQAMKISGEYMEDHALVGVKTSCQHCPVTCGRDVELRGKGRVKGPEYETLALMGSNLEIGDLEKVSEWNYLADDFGMDTISLGGSLSFAMELQERGVHDSGIRFGDPEGISELIGDIAHRRGAGDEIANGSRKMSQKFGGHEYAMHVKGLELSAYDPRGSFAQGVEYATTNRGGCHVQGGSMYMESVGPLTINPQNHKLKADIPVLMQNSACAINSMVLCFFTAYGMVPASIHNMDPKSLTYRTISKIFENSGPMMRLGMGMKGKPMMWYEKWLTYVTGQTFSSGHLQEIGGRIFNLERMYNLREGLTGKDDTLPPRMLNESIFENMDGGHPLGDFLPRYYKLRGWDADGVPLRATLDRLQVRV
- a CDS encoding MoaD/ThiS family protein, whose translation is MSIRVELTYDMSKALGRDCLEIESAQTVEDAVAQTRARFGDGGEQFAKLVRVAAVSVNGILTTHRKGMKTKLSDGDRVGFVKAAAGG
- a CDS encoding alpha/beta hydrolase, which encodes MRKLLIFFVLTLLIGVVGPPACYSLVGIERPELPKAGRSLELRDGTRLNVLESGNAAAHPIVLIHGLPGSGYDWRPLPETLAAGGGRVIAYDRKGYGHSDARGENEAHSMEANASELLQLLEALELRNATLVGWSYGGGVATLASIADSSRIARVVLLASVGPAVEFEGGNWIENLIFSAPVLAWVGRVPPISAATTTALSREAFSEQAMPDWWVPQTRANLARTGTRRAMRLESQQWPTVALEPEKIGRPVLVIHGSEDRSLPLSVGEDLYRRTQPESKILRVSGGSHMLPVTHAELLAQHILSFSGGKDSASD
- the ilvD gene encoding dihydroxy-acid dehydratase, encoding MSKGYRSHTTTRGRNMAGARSLWRATGMTDEDFNKPIIAIANSFTQFVPGHVHLWDVGQRLKTIIDEAGGYGVEFNTIAIDDGIAMGHDGMLYSLPSRDLIADSVEYMVNAHMADALVCVSNCDKITPGMLMAAMRLDIPTIFVSGGPMEAGKAVGTTDRLGNPLPEALDLIDTVIQSQNPDVDDETLEIIERSSCPTCGSCSGMFTANSMNCLAEALGLALPGNGTLLATHVLRWELFERAGARIVELARACYEQDDSSVRPRSIASFDAFENAMSVDIAMGGSTNTVLHLLAIAHEAQVDFTINDIERISRLTPTLCKVAPSSNYHLEDVGRAGGVFTILGALQRAGRIHADVGTVEGGTLGEAIASNDVRSETADPRAQTYALAAPGGVRTTVAFSQDKYYESVDYDAEQGCIRESDHAYSSDGGLAVLRGNIAEDGCIVKSAGVPESLRVFEGPARIYESQDAACKGIIQDEVQSGDVLVIRYEGPKGGPGMQEMLYPTSYLKSKKLEMSCALVTDGRFSGGSAGLSIGHVSPEAAEGGAIGLVQNGDLIRIDISNRKIEFAVEAAELETRRTAMEERGQSAWQPEEKRERRVSKALQAYALMTTSASRGAVRDPDQLK
- a CDS encoding MOSC domain-containing protein, translating into MIVGRLAGLWRYAVKSMEGEDLQECLLGDLGLPGDRGWAVRDETAGEIRNGRKFPELLLCRARYTKEPEGDEVPPAEIVLPDGTELRSDASDAGERLSALLGRPVTLWPRKPAEDLDHYRRGKPDAPDMETELRQVMDRQPGEPLPDFSGFRRDLAFFACPPGTYFDSFPLHLLTTASLRRLEELHPGTDAHPARFRPNLLIESEGEAIGPVEADWNERRLRIGQAELQVEIPTVRCAIPGRAQRQLPADPGLMRAIVRDLAQNLGAYASVCTPGRIAIGDPVELI
- a CDS encoding RidA family protein — its product is MKRNLVNPPGTEAVYKSWKFSQAVRVGDTIWVSGQVGTGPEGIPAEIDKQARLAFENLKAVLAEAGASLADVVELVSYHTDISEVPAVAAVKDEFIPQDYPAWTVLGVSALILPDLRLEIRATAVLGSSEVER
- a CDS encoding alpha/beta hydrolase, whose protein sequence is MIWLRRGLMTLAGLVGILCLFFAGWWLVPAGTASIPGRNSIASLERVLLGGLEQTLLLRGQDATQPVLLYLHGGPGAAMLPVAPYYSKRLEEHFVVVHWDQRGAGASCKGVDWNTVTLEQIVSDTIELSEILSRREGAGGKIFLLGHSWGSIIGALAAQKRPDLYYAYVGLGQVVNGRRNEELSYQWVVEEAGRRGDEEALKELATVSPPYGTSEELVVQRNWLNAYDGSIYASDQLLNILPSALFGREYTLSTRVSWLGCFMSSLDALWGGMDEVDFPTQIPQFEVPVFFFTGRHDWNTPFPLVEEWAARLAPSTTEIVWFEEAGHMVPIESPAEFQQKLIERLLPLAPGS
- a CDS encoding MaoC family dehydratase; translation: MSSERFHPQPLKTFRGPLPSSLTDAAVEGQGEEGQAIGLLRDAGSVPPDVLMGMSLFLLVNQPRRPREDGSRPKGAVSGGVWVREQVTIHRPVRIGQSLVIEGESARRFSRRGRRYGVTIAETRDFDGRLLVSNRTTGLLSYRKDEALPDGAEGRTEDDLGFAGPDARRAVANPEIDKLTRLSPGDRFEGKRSLVSLEMMRKRDAARDENPIHTDPEVAKREGLAAPIAGGSHVAAFLTETLMRAWGPEVLLHGAHFDLRWKAQTFADTRITPVAIVKRATPELVELSLSVEGEDRTALEGALYIPLAESRG